ttttttctttctttttctgaacctctttttatcccctttctcccccccacaatttggggtctcttctgatttggttaaagcacatttttctggggtctttgccacccttttagtattttacttgatccttcatatcctcttctctggacaaaatgacaaggcagaaaacaatcaccacaaagaaaataacaagaggcagtaccacaggctagagacctaatcaacagagacattggtaatatgtcagatcaagaattcagaatgacgattctgaacattctagccgtgctcgaaaaaggcatggaatatattagagaaaccctctctggagatataatagccctttctggagaaatcaaagaactaaaatctaagcaatttgaaataaaaaaagctattaatgaggttcaataaaaaatggagcctctcactgctaggataaatgtggcagaagaaagaattagtgatatagaagaccaaatgacagagaataaagaagccgagcaaaagagggacaaaccaGCTACTGGAAGatgaggggagaattccagagataagtgacacgataagacgaaacaacattagaatgattgggactccagaagaagaagaaagagagaggggaacagaaggtctattggagagaattattggaaagaatttccctaaaatggcaaagggaacaagcagcaatatccaggaggtgcagaaaaccctggtcaaagtcaacaagaataggtccacaccccgtcacctaatagtaaaatttacaagtcttagtgacaaagagaaaattctgaaagcagcccaggaaaagaagtctgtaacatacaatggtaaaaatattagattggcagcagacttatccacagagacatggcaggccagaaagagctggcatgatatattcagagcactaaacgagaaaaacatggagccaagaatactctatccagctaggctatcattgaaaatagaaggagagatcaaaagcttccaggacaaacaaaaactgaaagaatttgcaaacaccaaaccagctctacaggaaatattgaaaggggtcctctaagcaaagagagagccgaaaagtagtagatcagaaaggtacagagacaatatacagtaacagtcaccttacaggctaataatggcactaaattcatatctctcaatagttaccctgaatgttaatgggctaaatgccccaatcaaaagacacagggtatcagaatggataaaaaaacaaaacccatcgactgcattttctttcttccccttcgtTTCACCACCCTCTTCCAGTGTAAGCTAGAGAAAGTGGGGCCTCAAGCCTAGTCCAGCTTTCGTTATGGCCCTCAGTGATGCTGACGTGCAAAAGCAGATTAAGCATATGATGGCTTTTATTGAACAAGAAGCCAATGAAAAAGCAGAGGAAGTTGATGTGAAGCCTGAGGAAGAGTTCAACATTGAGAAAGGTCATCTTGTGCAAACCCAAAGACTGAAGATTATGGAAAActatgagaagaaagaaaagcagattgAGCAGCAGAAGAAGATTCAGATGTCTAATTTGATGAACCAAGCAAGGCTCAAAGTCCTCAGAGCAAGAGATGACCTTATTACAGACTTATTAAATGAAGCAAAACAGAAACTCAGCAAAGTGGTAAAAGATACAACCAGGTACCAAGTGCTCCTGGATGGACTGGTCCTCCAGGGTTTGTACCAATTGTTGGAGCCCCGAATGATTGTTCTTTGCAGGAAGAAGGATTTCCCTCTGGTAAAGGCTCTAGCACAGAAAGCGATTCCAATGTATAAAATTGTcaccaaaggggcgcctgggtgtctcagtgggttaagccgctgccttcggctcaggtcatgatcccagggtcctgggatcgagccccgcattgggctctctgctccgcagggagcctgcttcctcctctctctgcctgcctctctgcctagttgtgatttctctctgtcaaataaataaaatatttaaaaaaaattgccaccAAAAAAGAAGTTGATGTCcaaattgatcaggaggcctacCTGCCTGAGGAAATAGCTGGTGAAGGTGAGATCTATAATGGGGATCGTAAAATAAAAGTTTCCAATACCCTAGAAAGCCTGATGGATCTCATAGACCAGCAGATGATGTCAGAAGTACGGGGTGCCTTATTTGGTGCAAATGCCAACAGGAAGTTTTTGGAGTAAACCTTTGGGCAAGGTGGAGTTCATCCACTGCTTTCCTGTCATGTGGAAGTTTCTGATATTAGAAGACACAAGA
This DNA window, taken from Meles meles chromosome 7, mMelMel3.1 paternal haplotype, whole genome shotgun sequence, encodes the following:
- the LOC123946685 gene encoding V-type proton ATPase subunit E 1-like, with translation MALSDADVQKQIKHMMAFIEQEANEKAEEVDVKPEEEFNIEKGHLVQTQRLKIMENYEKKEKQIEQQKKIQMSNLMNQARLKVLRARDDLITDLLNEAKQKLSKVVKDTTRYQVLLDGLVLQGLYQLLEPRMIVLCRKKDFPLVKALAQKAIPMYKIATKKEVDVQIDQEAYLPEEIAGEGEIYNGDRKIKVSNTLESLMDLIDQQMMSEVRGALFGANANRKFLE